The bacterium nucleotide sequence CGAACAGCACAATCCCTGACTTCAGTGGATATTACAAAGCACGCGCGGCCAATACCCGCTATTGATCCTATCCGGTCAATTTCTGACCGGGCTTCAACCATGCTTCAGGGCTGTGGAGCCTTCCGGCCGGGCCACGATTCTCATCCGGTTGGCCACATGGCGGGGGCCGAAAATCGTCGCTCCCAGCCAGGCCAGGGCAATCGATCCCATCAGGAGAAGCTGCACCAGGTTTTCACTCAGGCCCTTCGCTTTGGCCAATTCCGCTTTTCTCTTTCTCAAGGCAACCTTCGGCGAGGAAAGGACCGGCTGAATGCTGATAACCTCAAAGCCCTGGCTGGCCAGCAGCATGCGTATTGTCCTTTGAGAAAAGCCGAAATGGTGGCCGCCGCAATGGTATAACTGCCTGGTCAGATGGTCGCATTTTCCTCCGCTCAGCCGGTAGAGGAGGTGGGCGGTCCGGCGGATGAGGCTGTCTTCGGTGGGGGTTTCAATGACCACGATCCCATTGTCTTGTAAGATTTTTCTGACGACAGACAGTGCGCGTGCAGGATAGACCAGGTGCTCCAGGATATTGAACAGCGTAATGCAGTCAAAATTTTCCGCCGGATGCTTTTGGGCAAATTCCTCCACCGTACAGCAAAAAACCCTTTCTCCGCGTTTTCCGGCCAGATTCACGATGTCCTGACTGACATCGAGACCCACGGCCTCCCATCCATACTGCCTGGCCACCGTGAGAAAATATCCCGGACCACAGCCGATATCGAGCAACTTTCCGGGTGAATGGTTAAACATGGTTATTTCTTCGAGAGCCTGACGGAATTCCTCGGAGAAAGACCCTTCCAGTTCCTGATAGACATCTATTCCCCAGTAGGCGAAATATTCATCGCCCTGACCATCATGGAGGGGAGGAAGGTCGTTGACATAGATCAGGTCACAGCGGCTGCACCGGATGACCTCGCCCCGTGACAGCGGATACAATACCTCATAGCCATCAGGGTCGGTATTTTCACAGATGCAGCATGCAAGCCGCAACTTCTTGACTTTTGGCATGTTCTTGTCCTGCTTGTGTGCTTGCTCAATGAAAATTAGGATCGTATGTTTAATTCTGTTATCAGTCTGTCAATGAGGGTTGTACTAAAAGTAAACTTGGCCGTAAAGTTCCCTCAGCAGATGAAGCTGGTTTAATTTCGATACCACGATCAATGGACCGGCATTAGAAATAACAATATCTTTCACGAACCAAGTTCCTCAAGAACTGTTTCTTCCGAAAACTCCGGTTCTATTCCGCTTCTTCGTGCCTCTTGAATCAAATCTCTCTTTGACAGATGGTATAACTCAGCCACATATCCGATGGACCCCCATCATTTTTATAGAGTTTCAGAGCCTGATCATTTTATATTGCCTGATCCCTAAAGAAATAATTTGCCGCATTATGGCAGGCTCGTCAGGTATCCCCATCGAGCCATTTTTTGGTATTTTCATGGAAACGGTTTCTGCCATCTTAGCTTCTCCTCCCGTAAAAAGCTCCGATCTGATTATTTGTCCAACCTTAGTACACGACGCCTTAATTCAGTGTACTTAGTCTACTACTTCTTAAGATATCACATTTTCATTATAAATGGTAAGCTTCTGTTGTGACCCCCGTTAAATAATGTGATGAGGATAATCAGGTACGATGCAGGATAGCGCCTTGCGCCACTGGCCACTGACCACTGATAACTTAACTTGCCCATCGGCATTCTGGTTGCTTTTTATGATAAAACAGGTATGATTAAAGTTCCAGGAGAGATGCTTAAGAGATGCTTATGAGAGGAATGCTATGAATCTGGCCATGTTTCATGATTGGATCATCTGGAGGGACAGCCAGGGGTATTTTCTGGACGATGCTTTCATCCGGTTTGTCACTGCCTTTGACCGGGATTTCGACCGGATCACCTTCTGGGGAAGGGTAGCTGACTCCGGGGACGAAAGGAGCGGGAGAGGACAAAGGGAAATTGCCTATCCTTTGGATTCCCGCAAGCACCAGGTCTGCCCTTTTCCCTACTACTCGGATATCTACAGCCTGTATACCAGGGGACCGGTCATTTTGCCGCAAATATGGCGATCGCTCAAACAAAACCTCGATCAATGGGACCTGGTCTGGCTGCCCGCTCCCCACCCCATCGGGGTTATGGCTGCCTGTCTGTGCCGCCGGAAAAACAAACCCTTCTTTTTTCTGGTCCGCCAAAATCTGACAGAGCAGGTCCGGCACCGGTGCCGGGGTGCCCGGCGCACGATTTCCATCTTTCTGGTTCACCTGCTGGAATGGCTTTCTCAAAGGATTTCCCGGCAGGCGTTGATTTTTACCGTAGGTCAGGAGATGTTGAGCCGGTATCGGGAAAACCATCCGCTTTCCTTTCCGGTCATCATTTCCCTGGTTTCCGGGCAGGACCTGCAAAACCTTGAAGCTGAATATCGTCCCGGTCCTCCCCTGCTCCATGAGCCGATCAGACTGCTGAGCGCTGGCCGTCTTGATCCGGAAAAGGGATTGCCATATCTTATTCAGGCCGTGGACAGGCTGCTGAAGGAGGAAAAGCGGCAAATCTCTCTGACCATTATCGGAAGGGGGAAGGAAGAGCCCCTGTTACGGCAGGAGGCCGAAAAACGAGGGCTCGCTGCAGCCGTGAAATTTGCCGGGTATGTCAAACATGGCCCGGAGCTGCTCAGCCGTTTCCGGGAGCATGATGTCTTTGTCCTTCCCTCGCTGACCGGAGAGGGCCTGCCCCAGACCATCCTGGAAGCGATGGCCTGCAAACTTCCGGTCATCGCCACTTCGGTTGCGGGGATCCCCTGCTTCATCCGTGACAAAATCAACGGTCTGCTCATACCTCCTGCCGATTCGCATGCTCTCTGCCGGGCAATCCTGACCCTGGCGGATGATGCTGTCCTGCGAAGCAGGATTATCGATGGAGGACGACAAACCATAGCCTCCCACACCCTTGAGGCTGAAAAGGAAAAAATGATGATCCAGATCCGAAAATACCTCCTGCGGCCATGAGAGGTCTGCCCCAGGTTAAAAAACACATCAACATCCTGAGCAGGGTATTGGACCTGTGCGGCCGGGTCTGCGGCCGGACACTCCCGGCTGGGACGCAAAGCCCCCCGCCGGTTATTCCCCCGGGCCAGGTCCGGCGAATCCTGCTCATCCAACTGTTTGCTCTGGGAGATGTTCTCCTCTCCCTCCCTCTGGTCAAGGGCCTGCGCTCCCGGTATCCGCACGGGGAAATCGATCTATGGGTAGGAAAAAACTGGCAGGAGCTTCGCTCCCTCCTCCCCTACGTCGATCAGGTTATCAGTGCAGACTCCCGAAGCATCGGCAAAACTTTCACCACCCTGAAAAGATTGCGAAAAAAGCGGTATGATGCCGCGCTGGTGCTGTATCCTGTAGTCATTGGAAGCTGGCTCGCTCTCCTGTCAGGTGCCAGGTACCGGATCGGCTACCCGCACGACTTCGATTACCGGGAGTCACTCGCTGCCGGAGCTGATCATTTTCTGCTCACCCATCCGGTTGAGCTTGGCAGCACTATAGTTCACGATACGCAAAGGTATCTGGCCCTTGGCAGTGAGCTTGGGCTGTCCCTCCCCCCGGAGCCTCCCTTCCTCTACCCTCCATTGCCGATAATTTCCTCCATGCAGAGCTTCCTCCGCCAGGCAGGTTTTCAGGGAGACAAGCCCCTTGTCGGCATGAATCCCAATGCCAGTTGGCAGGGAAAGCAATGGCCCTCTTCGCACTTTGCCCAACTGGCAGATCGATTGATTGAAAACCAGAACGTGCAGGTACTCTTTTTCGGGTCACGCACTGAAACGGCATACATAGAAAGTATGACAGCCCTCATGAAAAATAAACCCCTGTCTGCTGCAGGCAAGACTTCCCTTGTTGAGGCAGCGGCCCTGATTCAGCACTGCCGCCTGTTTATCTCCAATGACAGCGGCCCCATGCATATGGCCTGCGCCCTGGATGTACCGGTCCTGGCTATCATGGGGCCGACCAAAATCGGGATGTTTCGCCCCTGGTCAAGCATTTCCCGGATCGTGCAAAGCTCCCTGCCCTGTGCTCCCTGCAAACAGGAAAACACCGATCTGTGCGGCCATTTTTCCTGTATCCGCTCCATTTCCGTCGATTCGGTGTACGAGGCCGCGGTCGAGATGCTGCGGAATGAACACCGATAATTAGCTTGACAATCTCAAATTAAAAATTTAATATTTTAATATATATCTGCCTGGGGGCAAGAGAGTAGGAATATTCAGCGTTTCCCTTGGTTGAGAGAATCACGATACCCCAATAATTCACTTTCCCTTATATATCCTACCTGTTGCTAAAGATTGTGGAACAGTAAATGTGTTGAGATACCTTTGCCAAAGTAACCTGTGGTAAAAAATTATACATACCTCCAGAAAAAATTATGATGTCTATTGCCATATATACGCATTTTTTCCCAGTTCTTTCTCTAAAAGTAAGGTAATAATCCTGTATAAGCATGACCCAAGGCTGTAAGCATCTGTTTCGTAATATCAGAATTGGTAATGCTGATATTTTGGCATTTTTTTTGCAAATATTTTCAGAAAAAAGGACATCGTCATAAATACTATTAACAGCATCAAGCTCTTATAGTGCGCGGTGACTGCGGTGTTACCGCTCGAGTATCCCTGTCATGCTATCTTCTCTCTAACCGGAGAATGAGGGATAGATGAAGGAGGGGTTGTCAGATCGCCTGGGAAGCCTGATAAATACAGGCAAATTATTCAGGGGTCAAGCTATTACATTGGGAGGTGGTAAAAAGAATATATAAAACGTTTGTCAGGAGAATGGAAACCTGGCGTGAAGATCGCCACGTGCGGCTAAATGCCGATTCTGGATTTCCCTGTTACCAGGGGTTCCATGATTGTTCGACAGGCTGCTCAACAAAAAGTGATCCACAGTAAGTTTGAAACAGTAAGTTTGAAAGACAGAATTGCTGTTTCATGAGAAGTACCAAGGGCAGGTAATTGTGCATCACTTTCTCATTATAAGCTGAATTGAGCTGCTGTTACCATCCACCTGCGACTATCGTTCTGGAAGGTAGTGCACAAGAGGTAATATTATTGGATTTTTTATCTAGCATACCTATAAGGAGAACCTCAAATGAAGAAAAATCTAACTGCGATTTTCTGTATGACCTTCCTCTTTTGCCTCATGATCATTGCTACCACCGCCAAGGCTACCAAGATAGAATATGTGCCGACGAATAATGGAGGCGGTAATTATACCCTCGATTATACCGTTACCAATGATACCCTGTCCGATCCCATTGAATGGATATCAATCTATTTTGGTCAAACCAGCGATGGATTGAATTTTGCTAATACGGGATTGTTCAGTAATTTTGTGCCTGATGATGCGGGAGTTTCTCAACCTGCAGGGTGGTCGTCATACTCTTTTGAACCTTCTGCAGTAGACATCCCCGGTCAGTTCAATTCGGATATCGATACTTCACCGGGTATCGCACCTGGCAGTTGGCTTTCAGGATTCCAAGTTACCTTTGATATGGATGCTTCGGGGTCCTATGATCAGTTATATTTTGAAGTCGGGAATTTTGACGCCAGTCATAATTATCAGATCCTGGGTAATGGATACACTCAACTCGCCGGGCCTGCACCTATCCCCGAACCATCGACCATAATTCTGGTAGTGCTTGGTCTTGCGACTTTGGGATTAGCGATGAAAAGAACATCAGTAAGTAATTGATTCTTCTTTCTCATAGTTTATCTTATCAATTTACAACGAGGGCCGCTTGGCAACCCCCGGGAGGCCATTGGCTTATAAGCCAATGGCCTCCGTTCTTGCACGGTAACCAGGGTCCACAGGAGGAAAGGAAACTTATGAACCATAGGGAAGGACTTTTTGCACTCAAGGTTAACCTGTTAGTTTTCTTTTTTGTATTGATGCTGTCTTCATTAGCGACAGCATCTCTCGTCCCGCCAGAGGTAAATGTTATGCCGGATGGAGATACAGATACCTCGGCATATACCTGGGTAGGAAATGCTTTGACTATCTGGGGAAATGTAGTTTGGGGCAGTTCCACTTCCGGCACTTATGCATGGGATATTAATAATGACGGCACGGCTGACTATACCGGTACCGTTACCAATGCCAAGGATATAGCCTGTACCCATACTTATGCTACCTCCGGGCTTTATGAAGCCAAGCTGACCGTCACCGACGGCAATGGAGAATCTGACAGCGCCGTTGTAAGAATCAGGGTTTTACCCTCCGAGACTAAAGAAGCCAAGATCAATCTGGCCATTGAAAAGGGGTTGAAATGGCTGTACCTGAAACAGGGAAGTAATGGCTCCATTTACGATCTGAATTCCTACAGTTCATCGGGAGCTGAAACAGCCGCGGCTGTTTTGGCCTTTGAAAACAAGGGCCATAAGCCCTGCACTCAGGACCAGGACCTTGACGGCGATGTAGATGCAGCCGACCGGGCAATCTGGGAAAAAGACCGTATCTATGCCAAAACGGTGCATGCAGGGCTTGACTATATCATTTCCACCCTGACGGCAGTAGGTGTAGGTGCTCCTTATGATAATAACGGCAATGGGGTATGGATCGCTGACAATTATTATCCCTCTTCGGGATACAGGGGACCATACAAAATCGGTATGTACATGATGGCTCTAGTCGGGGCTGGCAGTGTAGCCAGCGGGGCACCGAATCTGGTAGCCACCACCGGACCGAGTGGTGTTATTGGCAAGACCTACCGCACGATCGTCGAGGATATGGTCGATTACTGCGATTATTCACAGTATCACTCTACCTATGGTGGATGGAGATATGGTCCTGGTTATGGGCCTGACAACTCGGCCTGCCAATGGCCGGCCATTGGCATGGAGGCGGCTGAATTTGGCTGGGGAGTTCCTATCCGCCAGGCAATTAAAGACCTCAATCAAAACTGGACGAATTATAGCCAGAATGCTTCTAACGGGCGTTTTGGATATACCTCGGAAAGTGCTCAGGGAA carries:
- a CDS encoding class I SAM-dependent methyltransferase; protein product: MPKVKKLRLACCICENTDPDGYEVLYPLSRGEVIRCSRCDLIYVNDLPPLHDGQGDEYFAYWGIDVYQELEGSFSEEFRQALEEITMFNHSPGKLLDIGCGPGYFLTVARQYGWEAVGLDVSQDIVNLAGKRGERVFCCTVEEFAQKHPAENFDCITLFNILEHLVYPARALSVVRKILQDNGIVVIETPTEDSLIRRTAHLLYRLSGGKCDHLTRQLYHCGGHHFGFSQRTIRMLLASQGFEVISIQPVLSSPKVALRKRKAELAKAKGLSENLVQLLLMGSIALAWLGATIFGPRHVANRMRIVARPEGSTALKHG
- a CDS encoding glycosyltransferase family 4 protein, yielding MNLAMFHDWIIWRDSQGYFLDDAFIRFVTAFDRDFDRITFWGRVADSGDERSGRGQREIAYPLDSRKHQVCPFPYYSDIYSLYTRGPVILPQIWRSLKQNLDQWDLVWLPAPHPIGVMAACLCRRKNKPFFFLVRQNLTEQVRHRCRGARRTISIFLVHLLEWLSQRISRQALIFTVGQEMLSRYRENHPLSFPVIISLVSGQDLQNLEAEYRPGPPLLHEPIRLLSAGRLDPEKGLPYLIQAVDRLLKEEKRQISLTIIGRGKEEPLLRQEAEKRGLAAAVKFAGYVKHGPELLSRFREHDVFVLPSLTGEGLPQTILEAMACKLPVIATSVAGIPCFIRDKINGLLIPPADSHALCRAILTLADDAVLRSRIIDGGRQTIASHTLEAEKEKMMIQIRKYLLRP
- the waaF gene encoding lipopolysaccharide heptosyltransferase II is translated as MRGLPQVKKHINILSRVLDLCGRVCGRTLPAGTQSPPPVIPPGQVRRILLIQLFALGDVLLSLPLVKGLRSRYPHGEIDLWVGKNWQELRSLLPYVDQVISADSRSIGKTFTTLKRLRKKRYDAALVLYPVVIGSWLALLSGARYRIGYPHDFDYRESLAAGADHFLLTHPVELGSTIVHDTQRYLALGSELGLSLPPEPPFLYPPLPIISSMQSFLRQAGFQGDKPLVGMNPNASWQGKQWPSSHFAQLADRLIENQNVQVLFFGSRTETAYIESMTALMKNKPLSAAGKTSLVEAAALIQHCRLFISNDSGPMHMACALDVPVLAIMGPTKIGMFRPWSSISRIVQSSLPCAPCKQENTDLCGHFSCIRSISVDSVYEAAVEMLRNEHR
- a CDS encoding PEP-CTERM sorting domain-containing protein; the protein is MKKNLTAIFCMTFLFCLMIIATTAKATKIEYVPTNNGGGNYTLDYTVTNDTLSDPIEWISIYFGQTSDGLNFANTGLFSNFVPDDAGVSQPAGWSSYSFEPSAVDIPGQFNSDIDTSPGIAPGSWLSGFQVTFDMDASGSYDQLYFEVGNFDASHNYQILGNGYTQLAGPAPIPEPSTIILVVLGLATLGLAMKRTSVSN